In Strix aluco isolate bStrAlu1 chromosome 22, bStrAlu1.hap1, whole genome shotgun sequence, a genomic segment contains:
- the WNT4 gene encoding protein Wnt-4 isoform X2, producing the protein MCKRNLEVMDSVRRGAQLAIEECQYQFRNRRWNCSTLDTLPVFGKVVTQGTREAAFVYAISSAGVAFAVTRACSSGELDKCGCDRTVQGGSPQGFQWSGCSDNIAYGVAFSQSFVDVRERSKGASSNRALMNLHNNEAGRKAILNNMRVECKCHGVSGSCEFKTCWKAMPPFRKVGNVLKEKFDGATEVEQSEIGSTKVLVPKNSQFKPHTDEDLVYLDSSPDFCDHDLKNGVLGTSGRQCNKTSKAIDGCELMCCGRGFHTDEVEVVERCSCKFHWCCSVKCKPCHRVVEIHTCR; encoded by the exons ATGTGCAAGAGGAACCTGGAGGTGATGGACTCAGTGCGGCGCGGAGCCCAGCTGGCCATCGAGGAGTGCCAGTACCAGTTCCGCAACCGCCGCTGGAACTGCTCCACGCTGGACACCCTGCCCGTCTTTGGCAAGGTGGTAACACAAG GGACACGGGAGGCAGCATTCGTCTATGCCATCTCTTCGGCAGGGGTGGCCTTCGCAGTGACCCGAGCCTGCAGCAGCGGCGAGCTGGACAAGTGTGGATGTGACCGCACGGTGCAAGGGGGCAGCCCGCAGG GCTTCCAGTGGTCGGGCTGCTCTGATAACATCGCCTACGGCGTGGCCTTCTCGCAGTCCTTCGTCGATGTCCGCGAGAGGAGCAAAGGGGCCTCTTCCAACAGAGCGTTAATGAACCTCCACAACAACGAGGCAGGGAGGAAG GCCATCCTGAACAACATGCGGGTGGAGTGCAAGTGTCACGGCGTGTCAGGCTCGTGTGAGTTCAAGACGTGCTGGAAAGCCATGCCCCCCTTCCGCAAAGTGGGCAACGTCCTGAAGGAGAAATTCGACGGTGCCACGGAGGTCGAGCAGAGCGAGATCGGATCCACCAAAGTGCTGGTGCCCAAAAACTCCCAGTTCAAGCCACACACGGACGAGGACCTCGTCTACCTGGACTCCAGTCCCGACTTCTGTGACCATGACCTCAAGAATGGGGTGCTGGGCACCAGCGGTCGGCAGTGCAACAAGACCTCCAAGGCTATCGATGGCTGTGAGCTGATGTGCTGCGGCCGGGGCTTTCATACGGACGAAGTGGAGGTTGTGGAAAGATGCAGCTGCAAATTCCACTGGTGCTGCTCCGTCAAGTGCAAACCCTGCCATCGGGTGGTGGAAATCCATACGTGCCGGTGA
- the WNT4 gene encoding protein Wnt-4 isoform X1, whose translation MSPEYFLRSLLLIILATFSANASNWLYLAKLSSVGSISEEETCEKLKGLIQRQVQMCKRNLEVMDSVRRGAQLAIEECQYQFRNRRWNCSTLDTLPVFGKVVTQGTREAAFVYAISSAGVAFAVTRACSSGELDKCGCDRTVQGGSPQGFQWSGCSDNIAYGVAFSQSFVDVRERSKGASSNRALMNLHNNEAGRKAILNNMRVECKCHGVSGSCEFKTCWKAMPPFRKVGNVLKEKFDGATEVEQSEIGSTKVLVPKNSQFKPHTDEDLVYLDSSPDFCDHDLKNGVLGTSGRQCNKTSKAIDGCELMCCGRGFHTDEVEVVERCSCKFHWCCSVKCKPCHRVVEIHTCR comes from the exons ATGAGCCCGGAGTATTTCCTGCGCTCCTTGCTGCTCATCATTCTCGCCACCTTCTCGGCCAACGCCAGCAACTGGCT GTACCTGGCAAAGCTGTCTTCCGTGGGGAGCATCTCCGAGGAGGAGACCTGCGAGAAGCTGAAGGGCCTGATCCAGCGCCAGGTGCAGATGTGCAAGAGGAACCTGGAGGTGATGGACTCAGTGCGGCGCGGAGCCCAGCTGGCCATCGAGGAGTGCCAGTACCAGTTCCGCAACCGCCGCTGGAACTGCTCCACGCTGGACACCCTGCCCGTCTTTGGCAAGGTGGTAACACAAG GGACACGGGAGGCAGCATTCGTCTATGCCATCTCTTCGGCAGGGGTGGCCTTCGCAGTGACCCGAGCCTGCAGCAGCGGCGAGCTGGACAAGTGTGGATGTGACCGCACGGTGCAAGGGGGCAGCCCGCAGG GCTTCCAGTGGTCGGGCTGCTCTGATAACATCGCCTACGGCGTGGCCTTCTCGCAGTCCTTCGTCGATGTCCGCGAGAGGAGCAAAGGGGCCTCTTCCAACAGAGCGTTAATGAACCTCCACAACAACGAGGCAGGGAGGAAG GCCATCCTGAACAACATGCGGGTGGAGTGCAAGTGTCACGGCGTGTCAGGCTCGTGTGAGTTCAAGACGTGCTGGAAAGCCATGCCCCCCTTCCGCAAAGTGGGCAACGTCCTGAAGGAGAAATTCGACGGTGCCACGGAGGTCGAGCAGAGCGAGATCGGATCCACCAAAGTGCTGGTGCCCAAAAACTCCCAGTTCAAGCCACACACGGACGAGGACCTCGTCTACCTGGACTCCAGTCCCGACTTCTGTGACCATGACCTCAAGAATGGGGTGCTGGGCACCAGCGGTCGGCAGTGCAACAAGACCTCCAAGGCTATCGATGGCTGTGAGCTGATGTGCTGCGGCCGGGGCTTTCATACGGACGAAGTGGAGGTTGTGGAAAGATGCAGCTGCAAATTCCACTGGTGCTGCTCCGTCAAGTGCAAACCCTGCCATCGGGTGGTGGAAATCCATACGTGCCGGTGA